One Agrococcus jenensis genomic region harbors:
- a CDS encoding multidrug effflux MFS transporter, which yields MPSTDCAAPTLARRLLPALLLLLTVFGPISMDLYLPALPALTSELGAVTSVAQLTVTACLIGLAAGQLIAGPLTDRLGRRRILLVGIVAYVVTSALCAVSPSIELLIAARLVQGLAGGVGIVIATAAGRDVFSGRALIRFYGRLTVVGGFAAIVGPLLGGLLSTITDWRGLFAFLAVIGALLLVVALLGFGETLPVEQRTAGGFAETLRSYRTLLTDRVFLGAVLNQGFLYAALFAYLAGSTFVLQDIYGLSPQWYAAAFGLNSAGHMVAGSLAGRAAERWSILGTLALGVGVTGVGALGLLAAGLTAMPLWVVILALFLLSSGVALSAAPATTLALAEYPHMAGTASSLLGMVRFGFGGVAAPLVGVAGAFSIMPLGIVTVVCVVLSAAAALLLAPRRFDRARSTSAAPSEPARV from the coding sequence ATGCCTTCCACCGACTGCGCCGCCCCGACGCTCGCCCGACGCCTGCTGCCTGCGCTGCTGCTGCTGCTGACCGTGTTCGGCCCGATCTCGATGGACCTGTACCTGCCAGCGCTGCCAGCGCTGACATCCGAGCTGGGGGCCGTCACCTCTGTGGCCCAGCTGACCGTGACGGCGTGCCTGATCGGCCTCGCTGCCGGCCAGCTCATCGCGGGGCCGCTGACGGACCGCCTGGGTCGCCGACGCATCCTGCTCGTCGGGATCGTCGCGTACGTCGTCACCTCCGCGCTGTGCGCCGTGAGCCCCTCGATCGAGCTCCTCATCGCCGCGCGGCTCGTGCAAGGTCTCGCGGGCGGCGTCGGCATCGTCATCGCGACGGCCGCGGGGCGAGACGTCTTCTCCGGCAGGGCGCTGATCCGCTTCTACGGGCGGCTCACCGTCGTGGGCGGGTTCGCCGCGATCGTCGGCCCGCTGCTCGGCGGCCTGCTCAGCACCATCACCGACTGGCGCGGCCTGTTCGCGTTCCTGGCCGTGATCGGAGCGCTCCTCCTCGTCGTCGCGCTCCTGGGCTTCGGCGAGACCCTGCCGGTCGAGCAGCGCACCGCGGGCGGATTCGCCGAGACCCTGCGCAGCTATCGGACGCTGCTGACCGATCGCGTCTTCCTCGGTGCGGTGCTCAACCAGGGCTTCCTCTACGCCGCGCTCTTCGCCTACCTCGCCGGCTCGACCTTCGTGCTGCAGGACATCTACGGGCTCTCGCCCCAGTGGTACGCCGCTGCGTTCGGGCTGAACTCCGCCGGTCACATGGTGGCCGGCTCCCTGGCCGGCCGCGCGGCCGAGCGGTGGAGCATCCTCGGCACCCTCGCGCTCGGCGTGGGCGTGACCGGAGTCGGTGCCCTCGGCCTGCTCGCCGCGGGCCTGACCGCCATGCCGCTCTGGGTGGTCATCCTCGCGCTCTTCCTCCTGTCCAGCGGCGTCGCGCTCTCGGCGGCTCCCGCGACCACGCTCGCGCTGGCCGAGTACCCGCACATGGCAGGCACCGCGTCATCCCTCCTCGGCATGGTCCGGTTCGGCTTCGGCGGCGTCGCCGCTCCGCTGGTGGGAGTGGCGGGCGCGTTCAGCATCATGCCCCTGGGCATCGTGACCGTCGTCTGCGTCGTGCTCTCAGCAGCGGCAGCGCTGCTCCTCGCTCCTCGCCGCTTCGATAGGGCGCGCTCGACGAGCGCAGCGCCTTCCGAGCCCGCCCGTGTCTGA
- a CDS encoding helix-turn-helix transcriptional regulator codes for MDNRAEVREFLMTRRARITPGAAGLTAGGNRRVAGLRRSEVAALAGVSVEYYAKLERGAIAGASAAVLDAVASALQLDDTERAHLLDLARAADGIPTSGRSRRRVSSPAAPRPSLSWALASITEGIAVVRDPRQNILATNALGRAFYAPVIGDSGRMPNLARFQFLDPVAHEFYPDWDLFAHMCVAIMRADAGRDPHDTAMQDLVGELSTRSDTFRSLWAAHDVRTHGAGTKRFHHPVVGELLLAYEELAITAETGNVMMIYTAEPGSASAERLSLLASWAAEHRTATTFTGDAAAPVEPPR; via the coding sequence ATGGACAATCGAGCAGAGGTCCGGGAGTTCCTGATGACCCGGCGCGCCCGGATCACGCCGGGCGCCGCTGGACTCACGGCGGGCGGCAACCGACGGGTCGCCGGGCTGCGGCGCAGCGAGGTGGCGGCCCTGGCCGGCGTGAGCGTCGAGTACTACGCCAAGCTCGAGCGCGGCGCCATCGCCGGAGCCTCTGCGGCGGTCCTCGATGCGGTCGCGAGCGCGCTGCAGCTGGACGACACCGAGCGAGCCCACCTGCTCGACCTCGCCCGCGCCGCCGACGGCATCCCGACCAGCGGCCGCAGCAGGCGGCGGGTCAGCAGCCCCGCGGCCCCTCGTCCGAGCCTCTCCTGGGCGCTGGCGTCGATCACCGAAGGCATCGCGGTCGTCCGCGACCCGCGCCAGAACATCCTCGCCACCAACGCCCTCGGCCGCGCCTTCTACGCCCCCGTCATCGGCGACAGCGGCCGGATGCCGAACCTCGCCCGGTTCCAGTTCCTCGACCCCGTCGCCCACGAGTTCTACCCGGATTGGGACCTGTTCGCGCACATGTGCGTCGCCATCATGCGAGCCGATGCGGGTCGCGACCCGCACGACACGGCGATGCAGGACCTCGTCGGAGAGCTCTCCACGCGCAGCGACACGTTCCGGTCGCTGTGGGCGGCACACGACGTGCGCACGCACGGTGCCGGCACCAAGCGGTTCCACCACCCCGTCGTGGGTGAGCTGCTGCTGGCGTACGAGGAGCTGGCGATCACCGCCGAGACCGGGAACGTCATGATGATCTACACCGCCGAGCCGGGGTCGGCGTCCGCAGAGCGGCTGAGCCTGCTGGCCTCGTGGGCGGCGGAGCATCGGACCGCGACGACGTTCACCGGGGATGCCGCTGCGCCCGTCGAGCCGCCGCGGTAG
- a CDS encoding alpha/beta hydrolase, which translates to MSTNPLQASILMNPQHDGYTFALSPDVTRTPVRFTNRYGIEIAADLYRAADLDESVAHAAIVIGPPHGGVKEQGPGVYANELAQRGFVAVAFDPSYNGESSGEPRHITSPELFAEDFSAGVDFLGTLSYVDRERIGAIGICGSGGFAFSAASVDPRIRAVATSAMYDISGVHRDGWQHSGTDEDRAQTLDDLAQQRWADVDAGAPALLPTFPAEMPEEGPDPITREFFEYYVEERGRHPRSIGGFTITSGQSHISFGPLRHVSDIEPRPIMLITGDEAHSRWFSDDVHAQATGPKELIVVPGARHIDLYDRTDLIPFSELESFFATHLR; encoded by the coding sequence ATGTCCACGAATCCCTTGCAGGCAAGCATCCTCATGAACCCGCAGCACGACGGCTACACCTTCGCCCTCTCCCCCGATGTCACCCGCACGCCCGTGCGCTTCACCAATCGCTACGGCATCGAGATCGCCGCAGACCTGTACCGGGCGGCCGACCTGGACGAGTCCGTGGCCCACGCGGCGATCGTCATCGGGCCCCCGCACGGCGGCGTGAAGGAGCAGGGCCCCGGCGTCTACGCCAACGAGCTCGCGCAGCGGGGCTTCGTCGCCGTCGCGTTCGACCCCTCGTACAACGGCGAGAGCAGCGGTGAGCCGCGCCACATCACCTCGCCGGAGCTGTTCGCCGAGGACTTCAGCGCAGGTGTCGACTTCCTCGGCACGCTCTCCTACGTCGATCGCGAGCGGATCGGCGCGATCGGGATCTGCGGCAGCGGCGGCTTCGCGTTCAGCGCCGCCTCCGTCGACCCGCGCATCAGGGCCGTCGCGACGTCGGCGATGTACGACATCAGCGGCGTGCACCGGGACGGATGGCAGCACAGCGGCACCGACGAGGACCGCGCGCAGACGCTCGACGACCTCGCGCAGCAGCGCTGGGCCGACGTCGACGCGGGGGCGCCCGCGCTCCTGCCGACATTCCCGGCCGAGATGCCGGAAGAGGGGCCCGATCCCATCACCCGCGAGTTCTTCGAGTACTACGTCGAGGAGCGCGGCCGCCACCCCCGGTCCATCGGCGGCTTCACGATCACGAGCGGCCAGTCGCACATCAGCTTCGGCCCCCTGCGTCACGTCTCCGACATCGAGCCGCGGCCGATCATGCTGATCACCGGAGACGAGGCCCACTCCCGGTGGTTCAGCGACGACGTCCACGCTCAGGCGACCGGACCGAAGGAGCTCATCGTCGTCCCGGGAGCGCGCCACATCGACCTGTACGACCGCACCGATCTCATCCCGTTCTCCGAGCTCGAGTCGTTCTTCGCGACCCACCTGCGCTGA
- a CDS encoding NAD(P)-binding oxidoreductase, whose amino-acid sequence MKVFIIGGAGDIGRRLATALRANGDIATGMHRDAQQHDAIEDAGGIPALGDLIEHGADALASLMAGHDAVVFSAGAHGTGTDMTTLIDGKGVERAAEAASLAGVPQFLLISAFADSERGRGLGEDFEHYIRVKRGAEVVLTRTDLDWLIVRPGHLLPGAGDGRVSAGLALRETDVRREDLVHFIVEALHSSELTRVIVEVTAGPTPIAEAVAQVARSTGPRPISR is encoded by the coding sequence ATGAAGGTCTTCATCATCGGAGGCGCCGGCGACATCGGCCGCCGTCTCGCCACCGCGCTGCGCGCCAACGGGGACATCGCCACCGGCATGCACCGCGACGCACAGCAGCACGACGCGATCGAGGATGCCGGCGGCATCCCAGCCCTCGGTGATCTGATCGAGCACGGTGCCGACGCGCTCGCCAGCCTGATGGCCGGACACGATGCGGTCGTCTTCTCCGCAGGCGCCCACGGCACCGGGACCGACATGACGACGCTGATCGACGGCAAGGGGGTCGAACGGGCCGCCGAGGCGGCCTCGCTCGCGGGCGTGCCGCAGTTCCTGCTCATCTCGGCCTTCGCGGACTCGGAGCGGGGTCGCGGGCTCGGCGAGGACTTCGAGCACTACATCCGCGTCAAGCGCGGAGCAGAGGTGGTGCTGACCCGCACCGACCTCGACTGGTTGATCGTGCGCCCGGGCCATCTGCTCCCCGGCGCCGGCGACGGCCGCGTCAGCGCAGGCCTCGCGCTGCGGGAGACGGACGTCCGACGCGAGGACCTCGTGCACTTCATCGTCGAGGCGCTGCACAGCTCTGAGCTCACGCGGGTCATCGTCGAGGTGACCGCCGGCCCCACGCCCATCGCCGAGGCGGTGGCACAGGTCGCCCGGTCCACCGGCCCGCGACCGATCTCGCGCTGA
- the bcp gene encoding thioredoxin-dependent thiol peroxidase, with amino-acid sequence MEPMTHLEPGMPAPDFTLPDQHGEPVSLASLRGRRVIVYFYPEALTSACKQQACDFRDAQPDLGRHGYAVLGISRDSVEKLARASDLDALSFPLLSDADLTVHRAWGTFGEKNSYGRIVEGVRRSTFVLDEDGVITHAFYNTRAKGHLEMLDKRLAFSA; translated from the coding sequence ATGGAGCCGATGACGCACCTCGAGCCCGGCATGCCCGCACCCGACTTCACCCTCCCCGACCAGCACGGCGAGCCCGTGTCGCTCGCCTCGCTGCGCGGTCGGCGGGTGATCGTCTACTTCTACCCGGAGGCGCTCACCTCCGCGTGCAAGCAGCAGGCCTGCGACTTCCGCGACGCCCAGCCCGACCTGGGCCGTCACGGCTACGCAGTGCTCGGCATCTCGCGCGACAGCGTCGAGAAGCTGGCGCGCGCGAGCGACCTCGACGCGCTGTCGTTCCCGCTGCTGAGCGACGCCGACCTGACCGTGCACCGCGCGTGGGGCACGTTCGGTGAGAAGAACAGCTACGGCCGCATCGTCGAGGGCGTGCGCCGCTCGACCTTCGTGCTCGACGAGGACGGCGTCATCACCCACGCGTTCTACAACACCCGGGCGAAGGGCCACCTGGAGATGCTCGACAAGCGGCTCGCCTTCAGCGCCTGA
- a CDS encoding WhiB family transcriptional regulator, which translates to MDWRDDAACLTVDPELFFPVGNTGPALEQIEKAKAVCATCPVTEMCLQYALETSQDSGVWGGLSEDERRALKRRAARARRAG; encoded by the coding sequence ATGGATTGGCGTGATGACGCTGCCTGCCTCACGGTGGACCCCGAGCTGTTCTTCCCGGTGGGCAACACCGGACCAGCGCTCGAGCAGATCGAGAAGGCGAAGGCCGTCTGCGCGACGTGCCCGGTGACCGAGATGTGCCTGCAGTACGCACTCGAGACCAGCCAGGACTCCGGCGTGTGGGGCGGCCTCTCGGAGGACGAGCGCCGCGCGCTCAAGCGTCGCGCCGCGCGCGCCCGCCGCGCAGGCTGA
- a CDS encoding sensor histidine kinase, with protein MTSLTSIAERYGLLRSQDVLWLHRLVADFQLLADLAIGDIVLWLPTGDDDGYIAVQHARPAGAATLFYRDIVGQPVRNSWREQVGRAYEEGVSLDADSPEWGVETDAKVKAFPVRRREAEPSTALVERPIAVITRHANHADTRSAGRQERTFRECAGELFRMIADGDFPDQAAPSGPRRGAARASDGLIRLDQAGMVTFASPNALSAFTRLGFRGELEGESLAEITTELIDDSHEVDEALPLVVTGRAPWRTDIETRSVTLSLRAVPLRSRATRLGAIVLVRDVTDMRMQEQTLITKDATIREIHHRVKNNLQTVAALLRIQSRRTKSVEARTALQDAERRVSSIAVVHDTLSEGLSQSVDFDAVFDRSMKLTSELASIHGAQVRTERVGSFGVLPSGYATPLALALTELVTNAVEHGLVGRQDGLVRITADRADGWLTVQVCDNGAGLPPGRVGSGLGTQIVKTLVTGELSGTIDWGARAVEGTEVTVKVPISYIREDDEP; from the coding sequence GTGACGAGCCTGACGTCGATCGCCGAGCGCTACGGACTCCTGCGGTCGCAGGACGTCCTGTGGTTGCACCGCCTCGTGGCCGACTTCCAGCTGCTGGCCGACCTCGCGATCGGCGACATCGTGCTCTGGCTGCCGACGGGCGACGACGACGGCTACATCGCCGTCCAGCACGCGCGGCCCGCCGGCGCGGCGACCCTCTTCTACCGCGACATCGTGGGCCAGCCGGTGCGCAACTCGTGGCGCGAGCAGGTCGGCCGCGCCTATGAGGAGGGCGTCTCGCTCGACGCGGACTCGCCCGAGTGGGGCGTCGAGACCGACGCGAAGGTCAAGGCGTTCCCGGTGCGGCGGCGCGAGGCCGAGCCGTCCACCGCGCTCGTGGAGCGCCCGATCGCCGTCATCACCCGGCACGCCAACCACGCCGATACCCGCAGCGCCGGCAGGCAGGAGCGCACCTTCCGGGAGTGCGCGGGGGAGCTGTTCCGGATGATCGCCGACGGCGACTTCCCGGATCAGGCGGCCCCGAGCGGTCCGCGCCGCGGCGCGGCCCGCGCATCCGACGGCCTCATCCGCCTCGACCAGGCGGGCATGGTCACCTTCGCGAGCCCCAACGCGCTGTCGGCCTTCACCCGGCTCGGCTTCCGCGGCGAGCTCGAGGGGGAGTCGCTCGCCGAGATCACGACCGAGCTCATCGACGACTCGCACGAGGTCGACGAGGCGCTGCCGCTCGTCGTCACGGGGCGCGCGCCGTGGCGCACCGACATCGAGACGCGGTCGGTGACGCTGTCGCTGCGCGCGGTGCCGCTGCGGAGCCGCGCGACGCGGCTCGGAGCGATCGTGCTCGTGCGCGACGTCACCGACATGCGCATGCAGGAGCAGACGCTCATCACCAAGGACGCGACGATCCGCGAGATCCACCACCGCGTCAAGAACAACCTCCAGACGGTGGCCGCGCTGCTGCGGATCCAGTCGCGCCGCACGAAGAGCGTCGAGGCGCGCACCGCGCTGCAGGACGCCGAGCGGCGCGTCTCGTCGATCGCCGTCGTGCACGACACGCTCTCGGAGGGGCTGAGCCAGTCGGTCGACTTCGATGCGGTCTTCGACCGGTCGATGAAGCTCACCTCGGAGCTCGCCTCGATCCACGGCGCCCAGGTCCGCACCGAGCGGGTGGGCTCGTTCGGCGTGCTGCCGAGCGGCTACGCGACGCCGCTCGCGCTCGCGCTCACCGAGCTCGTCACGAACGCCGTCGAGCACGGGCTCGTCGGCAGGCAGGACGGGCTCGTGCGCATCACCGCCGATCGCGCCGACGGCTGGCTCACGGTGCAGGTGTGCGACAACGGCGCGGGGCTCCCGCCAGGGCGCGTCGGCTCGGGCCTCGGCACGCAGATCGTCAAGACGCTCGTGACCGGCGAGCTCTCGGGCACGATCGACTGGGGCGCGCGTGCCGTCGAGGGCACCGAGGTGACCGTGAAGGTGCCGATCTCGTACATCCGCGAGGACGACGAGCCCTAG
- a CDS encoding MinD/ParA family ATP-binding protein, with protein MVAGGDPVGVARLVGALPELRELAPQARLRIVVNKVRQGATGVAPERAVHETLRRLAQVTPEACWPFDGRAADAALLEGRPLLDVAGRSRLRRRVQELAVSLLPQPAPSRASLRAAERPRRSWRAALR; from the coding sequence GTGGTCGCGGGCGGCGACCCCGTCGGGGTGGCGCGGCTCGTGGGGGCGCTGCCCGAGCTCCGCGAGCTCGCCCCGCAGGCGCGGCTGCGCATCGTGGTGAACAAGGTGCGGCAGGGTGCGACGGGCGTCGCGCCCGAGCGGGCGGTGCATGAGACGCTACGGCGGCTCGCGCAGGTCACGCCGGAGGCGTGCTGGCCCTTCGACGGGCGGGCGGCCGACGCCGCGCTGCTCGAGGGCCGGCCGCTGCTCGACGTCGCGGGCCGGTCGCGGCTGCGGCGGCGCGTGCAGGAGCTCGCCGTCTCGCTGCTGCCGCAGCCGGCGCCGAGCAGGGCGTCGCTGCGCGCGGCCGAGCGGCCGCGCCGCAGCTGGCGGGCGGCGCTCCGCTGA
- a CDS encoding adenylate/guanylate cyclase domain-containing protein, translated as MYPSVETSIDKIFAGDIAVTKGLKVPETDDVPLENGGKLIDATYLYADLAGSGRIANSLTKEAAAKVIKSYVNTSTRILRHNGGEIRSFDGDRVMAIFMGLDKEDRAVRAAMSINWAVEKVIPEAIKKHYTDPEVFPPIAHGVGIDSGEALIIRGGIRNNNDLISIGAAPNVAAKLSDIRSPSKALFITDTVKEALSEEFLAFEGQSIWSVADWNYDVGGNHVRVWGSGAWWSV; from the coding sequence ATGTACCCGTCAGTCGAGACGTCCATCGACAAGATTTTTGCCGGCGACATTGCTGTGACGAAGGGGCTCAAGGTCCCAGAGACGGACGACGTGCCGCTGGAGAACGGCGGGAAGCTCATCGACGCGACCTACCTCTACGCGGACCTCGCTGGCTCGGGGAGGATCGCCAACAGCCTCACGAAGGAGGCTGCGGCGAAGGTGATCAAGTCTTACGTGAACACGTCGACCCGCATCCTGAGGCACAACGGCGGTGAGATCCGGAGCTTCGACGGCGACCGGGTCATGGCGATCTTCATGGGGCTGGACAAGGAGGACCGCGCCGTGCGCGCTGCCATGTCCATCAACTGGGCCGTCGAGAAGGTGATCCCCGAAGCGATCAAGAAGCACTACACCGATCCCGAGGTCTTCCCTCCCATCGCTCACGGCGTCGGCATCGACTCCGGCGAGGCACTCATCATCCGCGGAGGGATTCGCAACAACAACGACCTCATCAGCATAGGCGCGGCTCCGAACGTGGCAGCGAAGCTCAGCGACATCCGCAGCCCTTCAAAGGCTCTCTTCATCACAGACACCGTGAAGGAGGCGCTGAGCGAGGAGTTCCTCGCCTTTGAGGGCCAGAGCATCTGGTCAGTCGCCGACTGGAACTACGACGTCGGCGGCAACCACGTGCGGGTGTGGGGCAGCGGCGCATGGTGGAGCGTCTGA
- a CDS encoding Pycsar system effector family protein, producing MVERLMLRHKRSTDDEPSQRYENAWRLHAAQMEWTGKVDAKAAFALTVQAALLGAVVVLLEDMKSGLEYTLLGASAVLVLAGAVFAAAVVAPQLRGRKLGEEAKSNFIFFGHARLWKPERLARELKRSDLVDQLAQQVVVMADIAWKKHRRVAWSIWLGLAGGALLLASVAVSRI from the coding sequence ATGGTGGAGCGTCTGATGTTGCGACACAAGCGCAGTACGGACGACGAGCCCTCGCAGCGGTACGAGAATGCCTGGCGACTTCACGCAGCGCAGATGGAGTGGACTGGCAAGGTAGACGCCAAGGCGGCGTTCGCCCTGACGGTTCAGGCTGCCCTCCTCGGCGCGGTGGTGGTCTTGCTCGAGGACATGAAGAGCGGGCTCGAGTACACCCTGCTCGGTGCAAGCGCTGTGCTCGTCCTCGCCGGCGCCGTGTTCGCAGCGGCGGTCGTCGCTCCGCAGTTGCGCGGCAGGAAGCTGGGTGAAGAGGCGAAGTCGAACTTCATCTTCTTCGGACATGCCCGCCTCTGGAAACCAGAGCGACTGGCGCGCGAACTGAAGCGCTCGGACCTCGTCGACCAGTTGGCACAGCAGGTCGTCGTGATGGCCGACATCGCCTGGAAGAAGCACCGTCGTGTGGCCTGGTCGATCTGGCTGGGCCTCGCCGGAGGAGCCCTCCTACTCGCGTCGGTGGCCGTCTCTCGCATCTAG